From a region of the Paenibacillus sp. FSL R10-2734 genome:
- a CDS encoding L,D-transpeptidase, giving the protein MKNSQHLKAYVQMHPDNKMAWYLLGKEYYKNGQQGKANYCFNQAGEVYEAFEHSKVPAEMLREYEEGLLQASRQRERGQQKLRYISLALMLLILLMVPSAVAPGISLTGEQEVLQDMSASEVKALPDPKDSVQEPAIEAGKAMYTAKEDVGVALQGKLMATMLMRKEPFQAAVLGMERDQKWLLWKEKLPLNFTLQKNGKGRMVYQSYDPKACACEPPEQGQLAKDAAEWQGDQEELATLWSAIRAYQNVKGKLPDTLGELTGSFPENWIGGTTTVMKREFSPLKAVAATKMALGTNEVTEEPTSPTNDGVRSIPTALSESGSVASDIPFFDQPLRVVVDKQNHRLAVISGSIILRNYVVGLGGDKTPEGNFVITDKVVNPNGRDNGDFGSRGLQLSDSNYAIHGTNEPDSVGKDESLGCIRMGREDVEELFALIPKGTKVVISKGVLPEKQLVPVKRFSSTAKHDQTNPHKVYHWLN; this is encoded by the coding sequence ATGAAGAACTCACAGCACCTCAAAGCATATGTACAGATGCACCCAGATAACAAGATGGCATGGTACTTGCTGGGGAAGGAATACTATAAGAACGGCCAACAGGGAAAAGCTAACTATTGCTTCAATCAGGCTGGGGAAGTGTATGAGGCTTTTGAGCATAGTAAGGTGCCTGCTGAAATGCTACGCGAATACGAAGAAGGATTGTTGCAGGCGAGTCGCCAGCGTGAGCGCGGCCAACAAAAATTGAGATACATATCACTGGCGCTAATGCTTCTTATTCTGTTAATGGTACCTTCAGCAGTAGCTCCGGGTATTAGTCTTACAGGGGAGCAGGAAGTGCTTCAAGACATGTCTGCTTCAGAAGTCAAAGCTCTGCCAGATCCAAAAGACTCCGTCCAAGAGCCAGCTATCGAGGCGGGAAAAGCGATGTACACAGCGAAAGAGGATGTAGGGGTGGCTTTGCAAGGGAAGCTAATGGCGACAATGTTGATGCGTAAAGAACCTTTTCAAGCTGCTGTATTAGGAATGGAGCGAGATCAGAAGTGGCTGCTCTGGAAAGAGAAGCTTCCGCTAAATTTCACGCTGCAAAAGAATGGAAAGGGACGTATGGTGTACCAGTCATACGATCCTAAGGCATGTGCATGTGAGCCGCCAGAGCAAGGGCAGCTTGCCAAGGATGCGGCAGAATGGCAGGGTGACCAAGAGGAGCTTGCCACACTATGGAGTGCAATTCGGGCTTATCAGAATGTTAAAGGCAAGCTTCCGGATACATTGGGTGAATTGACAGGCTCCTTTCCTGAGAACTGGATTGGTGGGACGACAACTGTCATGAAGCGGGAATTCAGCCCTTTAAAAGCGGTGGCTGCGACCAAGATGGCACTGGGTACAAATGAAGTGACAGAGGAGCCTACAAGCCCGACTAACGATGGTGTGAGGAGTATACCGACAGCATTAAGTGAGAGTGGAAGTGTTGCAAGTGACATTCCTTTTTTTGATCAGCCGCTAAGAGTAGTTGTGGATAAACAAAATCATCGATTGGCTGTAATCAGTGGTTCTATTATTCTGCGAAATTATGTGGTAGGGCTTGGCGGTGATAAAACACCGGAGGGCAACTTCGTCATTACAGATAAAGTGGTCAATCCGAATGGTCGAGATAATGGGGATTTCGGTAGCAGAGGGCTTCAGCTTTCGGATAGTAACTATGCTATTCATGGTACGAATGAGCCAGATAGTGTCGGCAAGGATGAATCACTTGGATGTATTAGAATGGGGCGAGAAGATGTAGAGGAGTTATTTGCGCTGATTCCTAAAGGTACAAAAGTAGTGATTAGTAAAGGGGTTCTGCCTGAAAAGCAGCTTGTGCCGGTTAAACGCTTCAGCTCTACTGCTAAACATGATCAGACCAACCCCCACAAAGTATACCACTGGCTGAATTAG
- a CDS encoding exonuclease domain-containing protein, producing MREPNKNGGFWNNLRQGGMPSAIASMRGGETAHQTAQQMAYIRSLMREKRRPEVLRTPLSELETVIFDLETTGFSHQHGDEIMSFGAIKVVGEEIKEDECFYTLVKCQTAIPDDITRLTGITEEMTQSAPSLIDGLHNFMSFVGQNVLVAHASSHDKAFLNAALWKTSKVQLTHRVLDTMMLARWLEPQRSNYTLDELLYVHEIPIHGRHNALEDAKMTAQLWVAYLREISERGQVDTLGDLYAYLSRT from the coding sequence ATGAGGGAGCCGAACAAGAATGGAGGATTCTGGAACAACCTGAGACAAGGCGGAATGCCGTCGGCTATCGCTTCGATGAGAGGTGGAGAAACTGCTCATCAGACTGCCCAGCAAATGGCCTATATCCGATCACTCATGCGTGAGAAGCGTCGTCCTGAGGTGCTGCGTACTCCGCTATCTGAACTGGAGACTGTAATATTTGATTTAGAGACGACAGGATTTTCTCACCAGCATGGGGATGAGATTATGTCGTTCGGTGCAATCAAGGTTGTTGGAGAGGAAATTAAGGAAGATGAATGCTTTTATACCTTGGTGAAATGTCAGACGGCAATTCCGGATGATATTACAAGGTTAACAGGGATAACGGAAGAAATGACACAATCTGCCCCCTCATTAATAGATGGTCTTCATAATTTCATGTCCTTTGTGGGTCAAAATGTGCTGGTGGCACATGCAAGCTCACATGATAAAGCTTTTCTTAATGCAGCGCTATGGAAAACTTCTAAGGTTCAGCTTACACATCGGGTGCTGGACACGATGATGCTTGCACGATGGCTCGAGCCGCAGCGTAGCAACTATACGCTCGATGAGCTGTTATATGTTCATGAAATTCCGATTCATGGACGTCACAATGCGTTAGAAGATGCCAAAATGACAGCCCAGCTGTGGGTGGCTTATCTTCGAGAAATTTCGGAGCGGGGCCAAGTAGATACCTTAGGTGATTTATATGCTTATTTAAGTAGAACGTGA
- a CDS encoding DUF294 nucleotidyltransferase-like domain-containing protein — MELTDDYYDESFRTIVLAGSPQELRERRIACQSILMEQLNVIPIEEWMFHVNTMHDLIAQTAVIICEAQMKEAGYGPPPCAYSFIVFGSSGRQEATLWSDQDNGLIIEGESDGEKNRYFEFFGTMLSDLLEVVGYEKCAGKVMCSQRMWRMTLSEWIEQLKEWRTQLEWEPIRYLIISSDMRHVAGSAELSTLWHKAFYEGFADNEKLSVAVLRNTVRHKATLNLLGQVLTERFGDYAGGFDIKYGVYIPLVNIVRRLSLLHGIRASSTLERIEALDRLQKYQHLDDIRRAFLLAMRMRVNTPFSVQDGLLISSDFVAESELKNKQLLSELRESLLLVRRLHRALQRQLRSAERWRT; from the coding sequence ATGGAGTTAACAGATGATTATTATGATGAAAGCTTTAGAACCATCGTCTTAGCCGGTTCGCCACAGGAACTTAGGGAGAGGCGAATTGCCTGCCAAAGTATTCTTATGGAACAGTTGAATGTGATTCCAATTGAGGAATGGATGTTTCATGTGAATACGATGCATGATCTTATTGCGCAGACTGCGGTAATCATATGTGAGGCGCAGATGAAAGAGGCGGGCTATGGCCCGCCTCCCTGTGCTTATTCCTTTATTGTGTTTGGCAGTAGTGGGAGGCAGGAGGCTACACTCTGGAGCGATCAGGATAATGGATTGATCATTGAGGGTGAGTCGGATGGAGAGAAGAATAGGTATTTTGAATTTTTTGGAACGATGTTATCCGATCTGCTTGAAGTAGTAGGATATGAGAAATGTGCAGGCAAGGTAATGTGCTCCCAACGGATGTGGCGGATGACATTATCTGAATGGATAGAGCAGCTGAAGGAATGGAGAACCCAATTGGAATGGGAGCCTATCCGGTATCTTATCATCTCTTCGGATATGCGCCATGTTGCAGGAAGTGCTGAATTATCAACGTTGTGGCATAAGGCTTTCTATGAAGGTTTTGCTGATAATGAGAAGTTGTCTGTAGCCGTTCTTCGCAATACAGTCCGTCATAAAGCGACTTTGAATCTTCTGGGACAGGTGTTGACAGAGCGTTTTGGAGATTATGCGGGTGGATTTGATATTAAGTATGGGGTCTATATCCCGTTAGTGAATATTGTAAGACGCTTGTCGTTATTGCACGGCATAAGAGCTAGCTCAACCTTAGAGCGAATTGAAGCGCTTGACAGGCTTCAGAAGTATCAACATTTGGATGATATTCGGCGAGCTTTCTTATTGGCGATGCGGATGCGAGTGAACACGCCATTTAGTGTCCAGGATGGATTGTTAATCAGCAGTGATTTTGTTGCTGAGAGTGAACTGAAGAATAAGCAGCTGTTGTCTGAGCTGCGTGAAAGTCTGCTGCTTGTTAGACGCCTTCATCGGGCATTGCAGCGTCAGCTCCGCTCAGCGGAAAGGTGGCGAACATGA
- a CDS encoding M67 family metallopeptidase, producing MAAIQGNVQPIRLKYSVQQALGKHLLSSYPYEACGVLLGAAAAGGMLIDTYVPMRNVAPDPLHTFSPHPEEWIHVLFNEPTLIGLFHSHPHSEPIPSVADYKGLAALGPEFKVYLIGSPRTEDSCSPFLNGFYIKRSPNEQGTTFPELSQAPLHVLLK from the coding sequence ATGGCAGCAATACAGGGAAATGTCCAGCCTATAAGACTGAAATATTCCGTACAGCAAGCGCTGGGGAAGCACCTGCTGTCCAGTTATCCGTATGAAGCATGCGGAGTCCTGCTGGGTGCTGCCGCAGCGGGTGGCATGCTCATCGATACTTACGTACCCATGCGCAACGTAGCGCCAGACCCGCTGCACACATTTTCTCCCCACCCTGAAGAGTGGATTCACGTTCTTTTCAATGAGCCGACGCTCATCGGTTTATTTCATTCTCATCCACATTCAGAACCTATACCCTCGGTCGCTGATTATAAAGGATTAGCAGCACTAGGACCTGAATTTAAGGTCTATCTTATAGGTTCTCCCAGAACTGAAGATAGCTGCTCTCCCTTTCTGAATGGATTTTATATTAAGCGGTCACCAAATGAACAAGGAACAACTTTCCCTGAGCTATCTCAAGCCCCGCTTCACGTTCTACTTAAATAA
- a CDS encoding MerR family transcriptional regulator, with translation MILYRIGELAKAAQISERTIDYYTKLGLISPESRSTKNYRLYSHETLVALERINQLKHDKYSLEEIKSMMSKWSEATPETDVSDKLVELEQHMQRLEREVKALEPIISGLKPGQARRALSTLLPQGVACMEAIRLLLLTQGPPM, from the coding sequence ATGATTCTATATCGAATTGGAGAATTAGCTAAGGCCGCTCAAATCAGTGAGCGCACCATTGATTATTACACGAAACTAGGGTTAATCTCTCCAGAGTCAAGAAGCACCAAAAATTACCGACTTTACAGTCATGAAACCTTGGTCGCTTTAGAACGTATTAATCAATTAAAGCATGACAAGTATTCATTGGAAGAAATCAAATCCATGATGAGCAAATGGAGCGAGGCTACTCCTGAAACTGACGTCTCTGATAAATTAGTCGAGCTTGAGCAGCATATGCAGCGACTAGAACGTGAAGTAAAGGCGCTTGAACCTATAATAAGCGGTCTGAAGCCTGGACAGGCCAGACGCGCGCTCTCTACCTTACTCCCTCAAGGAGTAGCCTGCATGGAGGCGATTCGGCTTCTATTGCTTACGCAAGGACCGCCAATGTAA
- a CDS encoding quinone-dependent dihydroorotate dehydrogenase: MLYRNFGKPIFFKIDPEKAHHLVIGGLDKSSAVPGGSAALRLMYGVPETADLAVDLFGTHFPTPVGLAAGLDKNAEAVVGFSSIGFGFMEVGTVTPKGQPGNDSPRLFRLPSDEALINRMGFNNEGADAMAQRLKKLKNRRIPIAVNIGRNKITSNEAAHEDYRQCIRTLYPYGDFFVVNISSPNTPGLRSLQHGSELSFLLAQVKEEMEIQRKASGITKSLLVKIAPDVSDEELEYMVQTLTEAGMDGIIATNTTLNRDGLSHEKANETGGLSGKPLRDRSTEIIRSIYRQTEGKMPIIGSGGIFTSQDAYDKIRAGASLVEIYTALIYEGPEVNRKLHAGLRQLLRRDGFSHISEAVGADHH; this comes from the coding sequence GTGTTGTATCGTAATTTTGGTAAACCAATTTTTTTCAAGATTGATCCCGAGAAGGCTCACCATCTCGTCATAGGTGGATTGGATAAATCATCAGCAGTGCCCGGCGGAAGCGCGGCGCTACGTTTAATGTATGGAGTTCCTGAAACGGCGGATTTAGCAGTTGATTTGTTTGGCACGCATTTCCCGACACCAGTTGGACTTGCTGCAGGCTTAGATAAAAATGCCGAAGCCGTAGTCGGATTCTCTTCGATCGGGTTCGGATTTATGGAAGTGGGCACGGTTACCCCTAAGGGTCAACCGGGTAATGATAGCCCACGTTTGTTCCGTCTTCCTTCGGATGAAGCGCTGATTAATCGAATGGGCTTCAATAACGAAGGGGCTGATGCCATGGCACAGCGACTAAAGAAATTAAAGAATCGGAGAATTCCGATAGCAGTTAATATTGGCCGGAATAAGATAACTAGTAATGAGGCGGCTCATGAAGATTATCGTCAGTGTATCCGTACGCTTTATCCGTACGGTGATTTTTTTGTGGTCAATATCAGCTCGCCGAATACACCTGGTCTGCGCAGTCTCCAGCATGGCAGCGAATTGTCATTCCTGTTAGCTCAAGTAAAGGAAGAAATGGAGATTCAGCGTAAAGCCAGCGGTATTACCAAAAGCTTGTTGGTTAAGATAGCACCAGACGTAAGTGACGAAGAGTTGGAGTATATGGTCCAGACACTGACAGAAGCTGGTATGGATGGTATTATTGCAACGAATACTACATTGAACCGTGATGGACTTAGTCATGAAAAGGCTAATGAGACGGGTGGCTTAAGCGGCAAGCCGCTGCGCGACCGCTCAACGGAGATCATTCGCAGTATTTATCGCCAGACGGAAGGGAAGATGCCGATCATAGGATCAGGCGGCATTTTTACCAGTCAGGATGCGTATGACAAGATAAGAGCAGGTGCAAGTCTGGTCGAAATTTATACAGCTCTCATCTACGAAGGACCTGAGGTAAACCGCAAATTACATGCCGGATTACGGCAGCTTTTACGGCGGGATGGATTCAGTCATATCTCTGAAGCAGTGGGCGCTGATCATCACTGA
- the cimA gene encoding citramalate synthase has protein sequence MSKSISIFDTTLRDGTQGEGISLSADDKLKIAKKLDDLGVHYIEGGIPGSNNKDIEFFKRVKELHLNAKITAFGSTRRKNSLAENDDNLKRMIDAGVPATTLVGKSWDFHVHTALQTTLEENLAMIGDSISYLKRNGLEVIFDAEHFFDGYKNNPEYAAAVLSKAREAGADWLVMCDTNGGTLPFEIHEIVTALTGQLPGANLGIHTHNDCELAVANTLSAIGAGARQVQGTINGYGERCGNANLCSIIPTLQLKMGYHCIPGDSLPHLTNTARYISEVANVNLPVNQPYVGNAAFAHKGGIHVSAIMRDSRTYEHIAPELVGNKQRVLVSELAGQSNVLSKAQDMGLNLDPSSEQARRVIDKIKTMEHQGYQFEGADASLELLLREATGEMNETFTFESFKMLVEKTAEHPVVSEAFVKLKVGNENLYTAAEGNGPVNALDNALRKALQTYFPQLKEMHLSDYKVRVIDEQDQTAAKVRVLIESKNFTDTWSTVGVSSNVIEASWEALVDSMRYALLNQLSLENEKPGSNEPRGLVNH, from the coding sequence ATGTCTAAGTCCATCTCCATCTTCGATACTACACTACGCGACGGCACCCAAGGTGAAGGCATCAGTCTGTCGGCGGACGACAAGCTGAAGATTGCCAAGAAACTCGATGATCTGGGTGTGCACTATATTGAAGGTGGCATCCCGGGAAGCAACAATAAAGACATTGAATTTTTCAAAAGAGTCAAGGAGCTTCATCTGAACGCTAAAATTACTGCGTTTGGCAGCACTCGGCGAAAGAATTCCTTGGCTGAAAACGATGACAATTTAAAACGCATGATTGATGCAGGTGTACCTGCTACTACCCTCGTCGGGAAATCTTGGGATTTCCACGTGCACACTGCATTACAGACAACGCTTGAGGAGAATCTCGCCATGATTGGCGACTCCATATCCTACTTGAAACGCAATGGCCTTGAAGTCATTTTTGATGCCGAGCATTTCTTCGATGGATACAAGAACAATCCTGAATATGCTGCAGCCGTTCTATCCAAAGCCCGGGAAGCCGGAGCAGATTGGCTAGTGATGTGCGATACGAACGGTGGAACGCTACCTTTTGAAATTCATGAGATTGTTACCGCTTTGACTGGTCAACTACCCGGAGCAAATCTCGGAATTCATACTCACAATGACTGTGAGCTGGCGGTAGCTAATACCCTTAGCGCTATCGGAGCTGGAGCACGGCAAGTTCAAGGTACCATTAATGGTTACGGTGAACGATGCGGCAATGCCAACCTATGCTCCATCATTCCTACACTTCAGCTTAAAATGGGATACCACTGTATTCCTGGTGATTCTTTGCCACATCTTACTAACACAGCACGCTATATCAGTGAAGTAGCCAATGTCAATTTGCCAGTAAACCAGCCATACGTTGGAAATGCAGCCTTTGCACACAAAGGTGGAATCCATGTCTCCGCCATCATGCGAGATTCACGGACCTATGAACACATCGCTCCTGAGCTCGTTGGGAACAAACAACGCGTGCTAGTCTCCGAACTGGCTGGACAAAGCAATGTGCTCTCCAAGGCGCAGGATATGGGTTTAAATCTGGACCCAAGCAGCGAGCAAGCTCGCCGAGTGATCGACAAGATCAAAACGATGGAGCATCAGGGTTATCAATTTGAAGGTGCCGATGCCTCACTGGAGCTACTTCTTCGGGAAGCTACAGGCGAGATGAATGAAACCTTCACCTTTGAATCCTTCAAGATGTTAGTCGAAAAAACCGCAGAGCATCCAGTAGTATCTGAAGCCTTCGTAAAACTGAAAGTTGGCAATGAGAACCTTTATACCGCTGCTGAGGGTAACGGTCCGGTCAACGCACTCGATAACGCTCTTCGTAAAGCACTGCAGACCTACTTCCCTCAATTGAAGGAAATGCATCTTTCCGACTATAAAGTCCGGGTAATAGATGAACAGGATCAGACTGCAGCAAAAGTACGAGTATTGATTGAATCTAAGAACTTCACAGACACTTGGAGTACGGTTGGTGTGTCCAGTAACGTCATTGAAGCCAGCTGGGAAGCGCTTGTGGACAGTATGCGCTACGCACTGTTGAATCAGCTCTCACTGGAGAATGAAAAACCTGGCAGCAATGAGCCTAGAGGACTGGTAAATCATTAA
- a CDS encoding ferredoxin: protein MAKYTWVEKDTCIACGACGATAPDIFDYDDEGLAEVIYENDGNHGVTAIPDDLFDDLQDSCDGCPTDSIKIADEPFNKEG from the coding sequence ATGGCTAAGTACACTTGGGTCGAAAAAGACACTTGTATCGCTTGCGGTGCTTGTGGCGCGACGGCTCCTGATATTTTTGATTACGATGATGAAGGTTTGGCGGAAGTTATTTATGAAAATGACGGAAACCACGGCGTAACAGCGATTCCGGACGATTTGTTTGATGATCTCCAAGATTCCTGTGACGGTTGCCCAACCGACTCCATTAAAATTGCGGACGAACCTTTTAATAAAGAAGGTTAA
- a CDS encoding ammonium transporter: MKKKWLMMLLAMITLMVYPVSAFAADGPTNVDLQVGLDTAFTFLAFILVFFMQAGFAMLEAGSVRMKNAGHVAGKTVLTLAIASLCFWAVGFGLGFGNGNGFFGTTGFLYGGDSTASSFESLAFSDVTLNVKFLFQMAFAAVSLAIVSGGMAERAKISVYIIFGILFSIVIYPVVAHWVWGGGWLAELGMQDYAGSTVVHLTGATAAVVATILLKPRLGKFNKEGKPVIIPGHNQVFTVLGVIILWFGWFGFNPGSALSPMGGFFGHVALTTNIAAAAGGLAALIASWLYFGKSDIPAMLNGVLAALVAITGACAYVEPWAAIIIGLVAGAFTFMTSQWLERAGLDDPIYAFSVHGIAGMWGAVSTGLFAAPDLITKGALVGEAGLFYGGGFHQLGVQVLGVVGTFVFVAVLSYIILYVMKVTIGLRVTEEEELMGLDISEHGTYGYPEQMKLIAESESKTLKQ; encoded by the coding sequence ATGAAAAAGAAATGGTTGATGATGTTACTAGCCATGATTACGCTGATGGTTTATCCGGTAAGTGCTTTTGCGGCAGATGGTCCGACAAACGTAGATTTGCAGGTCGGGTTGGACACCGCGTTTACCTTCCTGGCATTCATCTTAGTCTTCTTTATGCAAGCAGGGTTTGCAATGCTTGAAGCAGGTTCAGTTCGAATGAAGAATGCAGGTCACGTAGCTGGTAAGACGGTGCTGACACTAGCCATTGCGAGTCTTTGTTTCTGGGCTGTTGGCTTTGGACTTGGTTTCGGTAACGGTAACGGCTTCTTCGGTACTACGGGCTTCTTGTACGGCGGAGATTCAACAGCATCTTCATTTGAATCACTTGCATTTTCTGATGTTACTTTAAATGTTAAATTCTTGTTCCAAATGGCCTTTGCAGCAGTTTCCTTAGCTATCGTATCTGGTGGCATGGCAGAACGTGCAAAGATAAGTGTGTACATTATATTCGGAATTTTGTTCTCGATCGTAATTTATCCTGTCGTAGCGCACTGGGTATGGGGCGGCGGTTGGTTGGCTGAGCTAGGAATGCAAGATTATGCAGGTTCCACGGTAGTCCATCTTACAGGTGCGACAGCAGCGGTAGTAGCAACCATATTGCTTAAGCCACGACTTGGTAAGTTTAATAAAGAAGGTAAACCTGTTATTATTCCAGGTCATAACCAAGTATTCACTGTACTCGGTGTTATTATCCTCTGGTTTGGTTGGTTCGGATTCAATCCAGGCAGTGCTTTGTCCCCAATGGGAGGTTTCTTCGGTCACGTTGCATTAACTACAAATATCGCAGCAGCAGCAGGCGGTTTGGCGGCTTTGATTGCTTCGTGGTTGTATTTTGGTAAATCTGATATCCCTGCAATGCTGAATGGTGTTCTTGCCGCACTGGTTGCGATCACTGGAGCATGTGCTTACGTTGAGCCATGGGCAGCGATTATTATTGGATTAGTAGCAGGTGCGTTCACATTCATGACATCACAATGGTTGGAACGTGCAGGGCTTGACGATCCGATCTACGCTTTCTCGGTACATGGTATTGCTGGGATGTGGGGTGCGGTTTCCACGGGTCTATTCGCTGCACCAGATCTTATTACTAAAGGCGCGTTGGTAGGGGAAGCTGGATTGTTCTACGGTGGCGGTTTCCACCAACTGGGTGTTCAAGTTCTAGGAGTAGTTGGAACATTTGTTTTCGTAGCCGTGCTTTCTTACATCATCTTGTATGTAATGAAGGTAACTATCGGACTTCGTGTTACGGAAGAAGAAGAATTGATGGGACTGGATATCAGTGAGCATGGTACTTACGGATACCCTGAACAAATGAAATTAATCGCAGAATCGGAATCCAAAACCCTTAAACAATAA
- a CDS encoding DNA polymerase IV, translating to MHNVDQYYPTSGRVILHVDMNAFYCSVHEAENPDQYRGKATAVAGSVELRKGIIVTCSYVARRLGISTGMQVQKALRICPSLIVIKPDFHLYRKYSNAFMQIAYSYTPLLEAVSIDECYLDITGSRQFGTPMEIAETIQRRIMEELGLPCSIGIAPNKLLAKMASDLKKPNGISVLRLRDVPNILWDKPCNEMFGIGGKTAEKLRKLGIYSIGQLAAADETMLVENFGVMGSWLKRAGNGIDHGIVNPEREQSKSIGHTTTLPRDVVGLAEVRPILLNLSDQVARRLRKQGLVASGVQLTIRTPDMKTITRSRQLEAPSESGEDIYKSVCDLYVRHWNGEKPVRLLGVTLQGLIAKEESAIQLDLFDYEQQPKKESLTKAMDMLRNKFGENAVLTAGMLSDTHSARLRNHKERGTSLQKDNLLSVESDNE from the coding sequence GTGCATAATGTTGATCAGTATTATCCAACGAGTGGCAGGGTCATCCTGCATGTGGATATGAATGCTTTTTATTGCTCTGTTCATGAAGCGGAGAACCCGGATCAATACAGAGGTAAAGCTACTGCGGTTGCAGGTAGTGTTGAATTGCGAAAAGGGATTATTGTTACTTGTTCCTATGTCGCTCGTAGATTAGGAATTTCGACGGGAATGCAGGTTCAGAAGGCGCTTCGTATTTGTCCATCGCTTATCGTTATTAAGCCGGACTTCCATTTATACCGCAAATATTCTAATGCTTTTATGCAGATTGCCTATAGCTATACACCATTATTGGAAGCAGTGTCGATAGATGAATGTTACTTAGATATCACCGGCTCTCGACAATTCGGTACGCCCATGGAAATTGCGGAGACCATTCAACGCCGTATAATGGAAGAGTTGGGCTTGCCATGCTCCATTGGTATTGCTCCAAATAAGCTTCTGGCGAAAATGGCCTCGGATTTAAAAAAGCCAAACGGCATATCGGTGCTTCGGCTTCGTGATGTACCTAACATTTTATGGGACAAGCCATGTAATGAAATGTTCGGTATCGGTGGAAAAACGGCAGAGAAACTTCGAAAGCTGGGAATTTACAGTATTGGGCAATTAGCGGCGGCTGATGAGACTATGCTGGTTGAGAATTTTGGTGTAATGGGCTCATGGTTAAAACGGGCTGGCAATGGCATTGATCATGGGATAGTGAATCCTGAGCGGGAGCAGAGTAAGTCGATTGGACACACCACCACACTGCCACGGGATGTCGTTGGCCTTGCTGAGGTACGACCTATTTTGCTGAATTTAAGTGATCAGGTAGCGCGGCGTTTGCGAAAGCAAGGACTTGTTGCTTCAGGTGTGCAGCTTACCATTCGTACACCCGATATGAAGACGATTACTCGTTCGCGTCAGCTTGAGGCGCCTTCAGAGAGTGGAGAAGATATCTACAAGTCTGTCTGTGACCTGTACGTTCGACATTGGAATGGCGAGAAGCCAGTGCGGCTGCTGGGTGTGACCTTGCAAGGATTGATCGCTAAAGAGGAATCTGCAATTCAGCTGGATTTGTTCGATTATGAACAGCAACCTAAGAAAGAGTCACTGACCAAGGCCATGGATATGCTGCGTAATAAATTTGGTGAAAATGCAGTTTTGACCGCCGGGATGTTAAGTGATACTCATTCTGCAAGGCTCCGTAATCATAAGGAACGTGGTACCTCGCTGCAAAAGGATAATCTCTTGTCTGTTGAGTCAGATAATGAGTGA
- a CDS encoding TlpA disulfide reductase family protein, translating to MKAVSKLNITIVILIVCVALFAVWHNREPKAAAVFGQQDEPPMKIGPKAGLLAPSFSLQGTDGTTYVVDGPREKAVIVNFWASWCDPCKQEAPELNAMATKYKDVLDIYGINVSSQDYKPNAERFIKKYGLVFPVMFDVKDEVYSKYNGAVFPTNVLIDKNGVISEIILGVLSPEELEKKIIKLTES from the coding sequence ATGAAAGCAGTAAGTAAATTGAACATCACGATAGTGATTCTTATTGTGTGTGTAGCTTTGTTTGCGGTGTGGCATAATCGTGAGCCGAAGGCTGCCGCTGTTTTTGGGCAGCAAGATGAGCCTCCAATGAAAATAGGACCTAAGGCGGGACTGCTTGCTCCTTCATTTTCACTCCAAGGAACGGATGGAACTACCTATGTAGTTGATGGACCACGAGAGAAAGCGGTCATCGTTAATTTCTGGGCATCATGGTGTGATCCTTGCAAGCAGGAAGCCCCGGAGCTTAATGCCATGGCGACTAAGTATAAGGATGTTCTAGATATTTACGGTATTAATGTAAGTAGTCAGGATTATAAACCTAATGCCGAACGTTTTATCAAGAAATACGGTCTGGTGTTCCCTGTTATGTTTGATGTGAAAGATGAGGTGTATAGTAAATATAATGGAGCTGTATTTCCTACCAACGTGCTTATAGATAAGAACGGAGTGATCTCAGAAATCATTCTGGGTGTTCTTAGTCCTGAAGAGTTGGAGAAGAAAATCATCAAGCTTACCGAATCATAA